CAACAATATCTACATGTTGGAACCCTTCCTCATCAAGCGCCTTCCGCAGTGCAAAAACAAGCGATGGATTTACACCACGTGGGTCAAATGTTCCAAGTACCTCTGGATTACGGATAAAATATTGATCAATCATTGTACGTGATGTATCAATACGTACACCTTTTAATTCTGAACCGAATTCACGTGCAACACGAAGACCATCTGTAATTACATCATTGTTATAGTCAATTAGTACAACGAGATCATCTTCTGGAAACTTTTTATGATAGGCTCTGGCAGCTTCAACAACATCTCCATTAAACATTTGGATTAATGCATGCGGCATTGTCCCCATTCCACTTTTGCCCCACCATTCATTCATTGCATGCGTTGCCTGTGCACTCATACCACCGATGTATGCTGCGTATCCATCACCAGCTTGCTGTGTGTAATGATCATCACGATCCCCCATAAAAATAACAGGTTTTTCTTTTTGACCGCTACGAGCAGCTTGTACAACATTATATACATTTGTTGCTACAGATGTACGTCGGGCTAAAATCCCATCGATTACACCTTCTAAAAATCCAAAATACTCATAAGGTCCTGTGATTGTCAAAACTGTTTCAAACGGCTTAATTTTGTCTCCATCCTTTAAAGAATGAATTTCTAACTCTTCTGGATGTGTCGCAAATGTTTGTAACAATGCAATTACCTCATCTGTTCCGCAAAGCACTGCATTCTCTTTTTGAAAAAACTGCATGGTTACAACACTTTTCGGACGAAATTCTTGAATAATATCACGAGTCTTTAAAAAGTAAACAGCAGAGAACCATCCTTCTCCAACTCGTTCATCAAATTTAAATGTTTTATTTGTTAATCGATTAATTTCACCTTTTAATTTTAATTCGATTTCTTTCATGTCGTTTTACTCCCTACTTTACTATCCAACATTTTCTCTTAGTATACAGCAAAACCGCTTCCTATACATGAATTTCCTGCATAGCAGCAAATTCATCCTCTGAAATTAGGACATCTCTCGGTTTCGTTCCTTTTGCTTCAGATATAATCCCTTGCGCCTCCATCTCTTCAATAAGACGTGCTGCACGATTATAGCCGATACGGAATTTTCTCTGTACAGAAGATGTAGAAGCTCCCCCTTGTTCTACAACAAATTGACATGCATCAAAAAATAATTCGTCTTCCACTTCATGTTGTTCTGTTTTCGCTAATAAATCTTCTTGCTTAAATAAGTAATTTGGTTTCATTTGTTTTTTCACATGTTCAACTGTTTTTTCAATTTCATCATCTGATACGTACACACCTTGCACACGTACTGGCTTAGATGTACCATTTCCTAAAAATAGCATATCACCGCGTCCTAGTAATTTTTCTGCTCCTCCAATATCAATAATCGTACGAGAATCAACTTGAGATGATACAGTAAACGCAATGCGCGTTGGAATATTAGATTTAATTAATCCCGTAATAACATCTACAGATGGACGCTGCGTAGCAACTAATAAATGAATACCGCAAGCACGTGCTTTTTGAGCGATACGACAAATCGCTTCCTCTACGTCACCAGGAGCCACCATCATTAAGTCTGCTAACTCATCAATAACAATAACAATATATGGCAATGTTTCACCTGGAATTTCTCTTTCACTTACGATTGTATTATACCGAGTTAAATCGCGAGCTCCCGCATGTGCAAACAGCTCATAGCGTCGTTCCATCTCATCAACCGCCCATTTTAATGCCGCTGTAGCAGCTTTTACATCTGTAATAACAGGGGCTACAAGATGCGGAACAGAGTTATATGGTGCAAGTTCGACCATTTTTGGATCAATTAACATGAGCTTCACTTCATGAGGTTTCGCCTTATATAAAATACTCGTTAAAATCGCATTAATACAAACACTTTTCCCAGACCCTGTTGCACCGGCAATTAATCCATGAGGCATCTTTCTAATATCTGTTACAATTGGTGCCCCCGAAATATCAAGCCCTAGTGCAACCGTAAGCGGTGACTCACTCTTTGTAAATACTGGACTTCTTAAGATTTCTCTTAAAAAGACTGGCTTACTTTCTTTGTTTGGAACTTCAATCCCAATCGCACTTTTTCCTGGGATTGGCGCTTCGATCCGAATATCTTTTGCAGCCAAACTTAACTTAATATCATCACTTAAATTTGTGATTTTATTTACTTTCACACCCGGGTCAGGCTGTACTTCAAAACGGGTTACCGCTGGTCCTTGTGAAACATTGATAACATGTGCCCCAACATGGAAATTATTAAACGTCATATCTAGCAATTGTTTTTGTTCGTCTAACCATTCCGTATTATCTAATGTTGTTTGCGTCGGAATCGTGAGCAATGTTAATGGCGGCATCATGTATTCCGGAGGTGTTTGCAATACGTTACGAACATCATTTTCTCTTTTCGCTATAACATACTCTTTTTCACTAGAATTTGCTGTAGAATCCTTCATTTGTTGCACAGATTGCTCAGTTCCTTGTGCTTTTTCTTCTACTTGTTGGACTGGCTTCTCTTCGACCTGTACTTCTTCTGCTTGTTGTACTGCATTCATTCTTGCTATACGCTTTTCCATTAGTTTTCTTCTATCTTGTTTTAACATAACAACATTAAATGGTATATGCCGTTTTTTCTCACGTTTTGGTTCTTCTGTTTGCACAACAGACTGAGTGCCTTCTTTTTCTTCAATTAAGGTGTTCGCAAAGCTTTGAACATCTTTTTTCGTCTGTTCAAGGCTTTCTGAAGTTAACGCAATTTGTTTCTTATCCTCTTGAAACTCCATTACTTCCTGCTGGGCAACGTATTCAGTGGTACTTTCTATTTCCTTAGATTCTTCTTGTAATTGCTCCACATCTTTTGTTTCTATTTCCACTTCTGCTTCCATTTCTGCTTCCGCTTCTTCTTTTGCTTCTACTTCTATTTCTGCTTCCACTTCTTCTTCCGCTTCTGCTTCTATTTCTGCTTCCACTTCTTCTTCCGCTTCTGCTTCTATTTCTGTTTCCACTTCTTCTGCTTCTGCTTCTGCTTCTATTTCTGCTTCTATTTCTGCTTCCGCAATTGTAACTATTTGTGTAGGTTCTGAAGATGAAACTTCTTCTGAAGAATCTTCTGTTTCAATCACAATCGTTTCTACAAGTGCTTCTTCCGACTTTATAATTACCGCCTCTTCAGCAGCTTTTTTCTCAACTTGTTCTTCTATGTTTTTCGTATCTATAGCCTCTGATTGCAGAGCTTTTCGATAATCCTCCGATAATGCCACTACTTGTTGCTCTGACTCAAAGTCATCTGTTTGCTGTTCTATTAAGTCATCTGAATTTTCTTCCAATAAAGAAGCTTGACGTTCTATTTCATAGCTGTTTTTCTCTAACCACTCATCAACAACTGATTTTCCTTCTTGTTTACTTGCCTCTTGATTATCCGCTACTGTTCCCTCTTCTTTAGGAAAATCGCGTACTACTTGTTCTTCGGAAAAATAGGAGAATGTATATCCCTTCTTCTCTAACCAAGCATCAACAACTGATTTCCCCTCAACAGATATTTCAAGGTCTTCTCTCTCTTTTTCTTCCTCTTGTACAATCTTTTTTTCTACTGAAGGACGATGATATCCATAAATAGGAGAGATGATTTCTGTTGGACGAAATGGTCTTCGATTATTTTCTTGTGCTGGTACAGATGTTGGTTGAACAAACGGCTCTGGCACTTCTTCTGATTGATGCACAAATTTTGATTCTGTATATGTAGAAGTTGTTTTTTGCTCTACATATCTTTGCCGATGTCTTTCCGCTTTAACAGTTCTATGAATAGGTTGCACTTCAAAACTTGACGGCGCTTCTACATCCTCTTGATCCAATCCACCATCTGGTATTAAAGGAAAACGGCATTTCACACCTTGATTTCGGCTTGCCATTTGTGCTTCTCTTTCTTCAGTGTAGTGGTTTACACGAGGAATTTGGGGCTGACTTTCAGTTCTTTTCGATACTTCTTTAAACACTGCTGTTTTTTCTTCCTGATGTTCCTCTTTGTTAAACAGCTTTTTCATCCAATCTAACATGCTTACCACTCTTTCTACTAAATAGTAACATTCTTTATTGTATCAGCATTCAGCAAAAAGTGCAGGTAAAATTACGCCCATTTATATGACAAGTCATATTCCAAACCTTTTGTAAACTTTAAAAAAATAGCAGTCTTATATAAATAGACTGCCGCTTGTCGCTTACGCTCTATATTCTTTTGTACTTTATTTATCTTGAAGTTGATTGATAATTTCATTTATACTATCAGCTATACAGACTGGTTCCCATATTTCCCTCCCCTTGTTTGCTGTATAAATTGGATACAACGCATTATCAGTATCTACAAAAATAGGATCCCCCATATCTGTTTCATAGCCGATAACAATCCAGCTCTCTTTCCATTCCCCTTCATTCTCACCTATAAGCGAATGATTATTTTTATCATATCGATAACCAATTTGTCCTTTTTCTATTTCGTCTTTATGAAACAAATAGATTTCGTAGGAATCGATTTCAACATCATGTTTTTTTGTAACTTCAATTCTCTCAAGAAGTTCTTTTATTTTCTGTTGTTGCATCATGTACGCTAACCCCTTTTGTTTTTCTAAATTTTAACTAATTTGGTTTCACAATACAATATACTTTATAAAGGAAAGCGTGACAATATAGCGACATTTCAGCAAAATAAGGCCACTGCTGAAAACGATTGATTTATATTCATGAGAAGTTGTATATGTCGTAATTTGTTGGTAAATCGATATTCCGTGTCGAATCGCCGATATCTTTCAACTTGCGCCGATAAATGGGGAGACTTCGCCGATAAGTAGGGCTGCATCGCCGATAACTTCTTATAAATAGGAAAAGGAGTCTATCACCTACTATATACAGGCGATAGACTCCTTTTTTACACTCAATTAAAACTTGAATTCTTGTCCAATCTCATAGCTATCTTCTAATACAAGAATTCCTTTTTCCTGTGGTGCATCTGGTAGTTCTAACTCACGAGCAGAGCAAAGCATACCAGCAGATGGAATTCCGCGTAATTCAGCTGGTTTAATTAGCATGCCACTTGGCATAACGGCACCAATTTTCGCAACAACTACTTTTTGTCCTGCCTCAACGTTTGGTGCACCACATACAATTTGTAATGTTTCTGTGCCAACTTCAACTTTACAAATACTTAATTTATCAGCATTTGGATGTTTTTCTTTTTCTGCTACATAACCAACAACAAATTTTGGTGAAAAATCTGCTTCTACTCTTTCTTCAAAACCGTTCTTCGCTAAAATTTCGTTAATTTTTTTAACAAGTTCTTTTGTTAAAGTAATATTCCCTGTTTCTTTTATTTCCATATAAGAAGAGACACCAAAGATGTTAAATCCTGCTGTCACATTGCTTTCACGATCATAAATACGCGCCACATCTCCTTTGCGATCAAATGTGCGGTTCTCTAAAGCAATATCTTGCAAGGCAACAATTAATGTATCTCCAATTCCTTCATGGTTGTAAAAAACGTTCACTTTGTTCATCCTTTCTCTTTTCCATTCGTCTTCTTCCGATTTTTCGCTAAAATAAAGATTGGTTCAAACTCACCATCTTCATATATAAATGAAAGCGATGTAATTGGAACATGACCTTCAGCAAAAAATTTCATTGTCATTTGTGCAATAATATCATAACCGATTTCGTTCATGATATCAGCAATAATTAACACATCTTGATGCGGAACAGCCACTACCATATCGCCTGAAATTTTTTCACGCATAGATTGTAACAGCGATTCATTTAAAATACGACTCGCATCATAACCATCATTTGTGTTCAAGAAATAAAATGTGTTTCCAGCTACTTGATCTTGTTTAAACTCATAATTTAATGAACGAACATTAAATAATGCCATTTCACGCACTTGCTGTTCTGTTAACCCTAATTTTTGTAACAAACGTTCATCTATTAAACGGTATGTTTTATTGGAATCTAATGCGTAATAAATGCGTGTTTCTGCTGTATGTTCTGTCATAATAAATGGATTTCCTTCTTCCGCTTCTTTCGGGAAAGAAGTGGACCGAATAACCGGAAATATTTTCCCTGATTGATTTTCTTCTTTATGCATAGCAAGCAACGCTTCTGTTACGTAATATACAACATCTTCAATTGCAGCTTCTTTTTTCACTTCCCATTTTGCGACAACTCCTGGAAGTGAAACGTTAATCCCTTTTTTCGTATCTTTTTGCTCAATTCTTAGCACATCTTTTTCACTATCATAATGAAATTCCCACTCTGGGCGAGCTAACCTTTCCATTAACTCTTTTTTCATCTTCTTATTTGTCATTTTCATTTCGCTTTCCTCCCTTCCAAAAAAATAACCTCCCCGCGAAGGTAGAGGTTATTTCACAATTTTATTAACAGATTGCTTTATTTTAACCCTTCAATAAACGCTTCGATTTGCTCTTGTGTTTTTCGCTCTTTGTTCACATAGCGACCAATCTCTTCGCCTTTATTGTACGCTACAAAGCTTGGAATGCCAAATACATCTAATTTCACGCAAAGATCGATAAATTCATCACGATCTACATAATAAAATGAAAAGTTACTGTATGTCTCTTCTACCTCTGGCATAAATGGATCAATAAAACGGCAGTCTGGACACCAATCTGCTGAGAACATAAAAATAACGTTTTCCTCATTTTTTAACTCTTGAAATTGCTCCATACTTTCTAAAGTCTTCATCTATATTTCCTCCTCTAACGAAGTGCATCGTTTCATACTATAATCTTTCTTTTATACTACCATACATCGTGTGCTGTGCAAGGTTTATGCTTGCTTTTCATTATACTTATATTGTCCAATTAATAGCTTTACAACATGAACAAATAGCGCTGTACGATCCACATAATGATCTGTAAAAATTCCGATTGCTCCTTCATGGCTTCGAATATCTTTTCGCTTAACAAATTCTTCCATAACTTCACTTAACTCTTTTCCCGCTTCAAGAGGATCAAGGAAATCATCTGGCAGCTTAACCCGAGCACCTCCTGCAACAAACATTTTCCCCGTACTCGTTGCTAAAGCACCCCAGTTACATAAAAACAATCCATGCTTCGTTTTCATTACGCCACCTTCTAATCCAAAGCCAATATCTGCTTTGGTTTCCTCTACTGCTCGCTTCGCTCTATTCATTGCTCCTTGCATCGTTTCCTCATCAGAAAAAGGCTGCGATGCTACTCCCGACGGAACAGAAATGGCGATAATGTCCGCATCTTTCCATACTTCCTCTACTGCTCCTACTTTTGTTTGATTTTTCGATCCAACTGCTATTTTCATCTCTTCCACCTCTATCTCTATATACCCCTTTGTCCGAGTGAAGCATCGTATGATTTGCCTCACAATTCATACTCCACATTCCGTCACCTGTATCTCTTTCTAAATGTTGCTTATCATTTATATATCAACAAGATTTTCCGGGGACTGTTTAAGTTGACTCAAATCGGGTCTGACTTCACTCCA
The window above is part of the Bacillus cytotoxicus NVH 391-98 genome. Proteins encoded here:
- a CDS encoding DUF84 family protein; the encoded protein is MKIAVGSKNQTKVGAVEEVWKDADIIAISVPSGVASQPFSDEETMQGAMNRAKRAVEETKADIGFGLEGGVMKTKHGLFLCNWGALATSTGKMFVAGGARVKLPDDFLDPLEAGKELSEVMEEFVKRKDIRSHEGAIGIFTDHYVDRTALFVHVVKLLIGQYKYNEKQA
- a CDS encoding DUF1444 domain-containing protein, translated to MKMTNKKMKKELMERLARPEWEFHYDSEKDVLRIEQKDTKKGINVSLPGVVAKWEVKKEAAIEDVVYYVTEALLAMHKEENQSGKIFPVIRSTSFPKEAEEGNPFIMTEHTAETRIYYALDSNKTYRLIDERLLQKLGLTEQQVREMALFNVRSLNYEFKQDQVAGNTFYFLNTNDGYDASRILNESLLQSMREKISGDMVVAVPHQDVLIIADIMNEIGYDIIAQMTMKFFAEGHVPITSLSFIYEDGEFEPIFILAKNRKKTNGKEKG
- the ytpR gene encoding YtpR family tRNA-binding protein yields the protein MNKVNVFYNHEGIGDTLIVALQDIALENRTFDRKGDVARIYDRESNVTAGFNIFGVSSYMEIKETGNITLTKELVKKINEILAKNGFEERVEADFSPKFVVGYVAEKEKHPNADKLSICKVEVGTETLQIVCGAPNVEAGQKVVVAKIGAVMPSGMLIKPAELRGIPSAGMLCSARELELPDAPQEKGILVLEDSYEIGQEFKF
- a CDS encoding nicotinate phosphoribosyltransferase, which translates into the protein MKEIELKLKGEINRLTNKTFKFDERVGEGWFSAVYFLKTRDIIQEFRPKSVVTMQFFQKENAVLCGTDEVIALLQTFATHPEELEIHSLKDGDKIKPFETVLTITGPYEYFGFLEGVIDGILARRTSVATNVYNVVQAARSGQKEKPVIFMGDRDDHYTQQAGDGYAAYIGGMSAQATHAMNEWWGKSGMGTMPHALIQMFNGDVVEAARAYHKKFPEDDLVVLIDYNNDVITDGLRVAREFGSELKGVRIDTSRTMIDQYFIRNPEVLGTFDPRGVNPSLVFALRKALDEEGFQHVDIVVTGGFDEKRIREFEAQNVPVDLYGVGSSLLKINIGFTGDNVELNGKPEAKAGRKYRPNPRLERVQLEKKKRNKKEKLIGD
- a CDS encoding thioredoxin family protein, with protein sequence MKTLESMEQFQELKNEENVIFMFSADWCPDCRFIDPFMPEVEETYSNFSFYYVDRDEFIDLCVKLDVFGIPSFVAYNKGEEIGRYVNKERKTQEQIEAFIEGLK
- a CDS encoding DNA translocase FtsK; protein product: MLDWMKKLFNKEEHQEEKTAVFKEVSKRTESQPQIPRVNHYTEEREAQMASRNQGVKCRFPLIPDGGLDQEDVEAPSSFEVQPIHRTVKAERHRQRYVEQKTTSTYTESKFVHQSEEVPEPFVQPTSVPAQENNRRPFRPTEIISPIYGYHRPSVEKKIVQEEEKEREDLEISVEGKSVVDAWLEKKGYTFSYFSEEQVVRDFPKEEGTVADNQEASKQEGKSVVDEWLEKNSYEIERQASLLEENSDDLIEQQTDDFESEQQVVALSEDYRKALQSEAIDTKNIEEQVEKKAAEEAVIIKSEEALVETIVIETEDSSEEVSSSEPTQIVTIAEAEIEAEIEAEAEAEEVETEIEAEAEEEVEAEIEAEAEEEVEAEIEVEAKEEAEAEMEAEVEIETKDVEQLQEESKEIESTTEYVAQQEVMEFQEDKKQIALTSESLEQTKKDVQSFANTLIEEKEGTQSVVQTEEPKREKKRHIPFNVVMLKQDRRKLMEKRIARMNAVQQAEEVQVEEKPVQQVEEKAQGTEQSVQQMKDSTANSSEKEYVIAKRENDVRNVLQTPPEYMMPPLTLLTIPTQTTLDNTEWLDEQKQLLDMTFNNFHVGAHVINVSQGPAVTRFEVQPDPGVKVNKITNLSDDIKLSLAAKDIRIEAPIPGKSAIGIEVPNKESKPVFLREILRSPVFTKSESPLTVALGLDISGAPIVTDIRKMPHGLIAGATGSGKSVCINAILTSILYKAKPHEVKLMLIDPKMVELAPYNSVPHLVAPVITDVKAATAALKWAVDEMERRYELFAHAGARDLTRYNTIVSEREIPGETLPYIVIVIDELADLMMVAPGDVEEAICRIAQKARACGIHLLVATQRPSVDVITGLIKSNIPTRIAFTVSSQVDSRTIIDIGGAEKLLGRGDMLFLGNGTSKPVRVQGVYVSDDEIEKTVEHVKKQMKPNYLFKQEDLLAKTEQHEVEDELFFDACQFVVEQGGASTSSVQRKFRIGYNRAARLIEEMEAQGIISEAKGTKPRDVLISEDEFAAMQEIHV